A window of the Oscillospiraceae bacterium genome harbors these coding sequences:
- a CDS encoding M23 family metallopeptidase → MSSENYTPNDEPENETQTEYTPRKKRSGAGKGPSSGKKGFYIALSICLAAVAVAGWTTYGSLHKYQRTAMDTLESITESIAPQSESGFAAASSSQAEVLQSSLSEKKPVSSASSKAESKAAAAAAAKPQNSRATAVAKLRSPAAGAAVQAAFSETPVYSKTMHDWRAHAGVDLRAEKGTAVTAAADGTVIAVSKAENFGTTVQLSHTGGLVTWYCGLSDVTLQKGDTVKTGQTLGKVGEVPCEADEASHLHFAVQKAGAFIDPAPFLK, encoded by the coding sequence TTGAGCAGTGAAAATTATACCCCAAATGACGAACCGGAAAATGAAACCCAAACCGAATATACCCCGCGCAAAAAGCGCTCTGGTGCCGGGAAAGGGCCCTCTTCCGGAAAAAAGGGCTTTTACATTGCGCTGTCTATCTGTTTGGCAGCAGTCGCTGTGGCCGGCTGGACAACCTATGGCAGCCTGCACAAATATCAGCGGACAGCGATGGATACCCTGGAAAGCATTACAGAGAGCATAGCGCCCCAGTCAGAGAGCGGCTTTGCCGCGGCATCCTCTTCGCAGGCAGAAGTGCTGCAGAGCAGCCTGTCTGAAAAGAAGCCCGTGTCTTCCGCTTCCAGTAAAGCGGAAAGCAAGGCTGCAGCCGCCGCGGCAGCAAAGCCGCAGAACAGCCGCGCTACAGCAGTGGCAAAGCTGCGCAGCCCAGCGGCCGGCGCTGCAGTGCAGGCTGCTTTCAGTGAAACGCCGGTCTACTCAAAAACCATGCACGACTGGCGTGCCCACGCGGGAGTAGACCTGCGCGCGGAAAAGGGAACCGCTGTTACAGCTGCCGCAGATGGCACCGTAATTGCCGTCTCAAAAGCGGAAAACTTTGGCACCACCGTTCAGCTTTCTCATACGGGCGGGCTGGTCACTTGGTACTGCGGTTTGTCAGATGTGACTTTGCAGAAAGGGGATACCGTAAAAACCGGCCAAACGCTTGGCAAGGTAGGCGAGGTTCCCTGTGAAGCGGACGAAGCTTCGCATTTGCACTTTGCTGTACAAAAAGCCGGCGCGTTTATCGACCCAGCCCCATTCCTTAAATAA
- the spoIIID gene encoding sporulation transcriptional regulator SpoIIID translates to MKGIVEQRAVELGEYIVLHKATVRAAAKKFGVSKSTVHKDVTKRLEQIDRQLYQKVQKVLAVNKAQRHIRGGQATKAKYARLNQQKMKSAG, encoded by the coding sequence ATGAAAGGCATCGTCGAACAAAGAGCTGTTGAGCTTGGGGAATACATTGTTTTGCACAAAGCGACTGTCCGTGCCGCTGCTAAAAAGTTTGGCGTTAGCAAAAGCACCGTACATAAAGATGTTACAAAGCGTTTAGAGCAGATCGACCGGCAGCTCTACCAAAAAGTACAGAAAGTTTTGGCTGTCAACAAGGCGCAGCGGCACATCCGCGGCGGTCAAGCCACAAAGGCAAAATATGCGAGGCTGAATCAGCAAAAGATGAAGTCGGCTGGCTGA
- a CDS encoding response regulator transcription factor, whose translation MSEQIRVLIVDDMEPLQRRYCKCLTKDERITVVGCAGNGYESVMMAAVSHPDVILMDIEMESKWAGLDATQEILQELPNTKMIILTVSSDDSTVFKAFQLGVVDYLLKDASSTEVVDAVIDAYHGRSPIRPMIANKIRREFKRVKNSEVSLIMTLQISSQLTNTEMDILYLSQQGKTRAEICSIRHVELTTVKTQIHSILKKFNKKSISEVISMLEQINFFDVIQRVKQGKV comes from the coding sequence ATGAGCGAACAGATCAGGGTATTGATTGTAGACGATATGGAGCCTTTACAGCGGCGCTATTGCAAATGCCTGACAAAAGACGAGCGTATCACAGTGGTGGGCTGTGCGGGAAACGGCTATGAATCCGTCATGATGGCAGCTGTTTCTCACCCGGACGTCATTTTAATGGACATCGAAATGGAGAGCAAGTGGGCCGGGCTGGATGCTACGCAGGAAATCCTGCAGGAACTGCCAAATACAAAAATGATTATCCTGACTGTTTCCTCGGACGACAGCACGGTCTTCAAGGCGTTTCAGCTGGGTGTGGTGGATTACCTGCTGAAAGACGCCTCCAGCACAGAGGTCGTCGATGCTGTAATAGACGCATATCACGGCCGCTCCCCGATACGCCCAATGATTGCCAATAAAATTCGCAGGGAATTTAAGCGCGTCAAGAATTCCGAAGTGAGCTTGATTATGACTCTACAAATTTCGTCACAACTGACCAATACAGAGATGGATATTCTTTATCTTTCCCAGCAGGGTAAAACGCGAGCAGAAATCTGCAGCATTCGCCATGTGGAACTTACCACCGTAAAAACGCAGATTCACAGTATCTTAAAAAAATTCAATAAAAAATCTATTAGCGAAGTAATTTCCATGCTGGAACAGATTAATTTCTTTGATGTGATACAGCGCGTGAAACAGGGCAAAGTGTAA
- a CDS encoding HAMP domain-containing histidine kinase: MLLFLPFLFLLTAFLFSVSKKSKSIRYLAILLFAFLADILAFMLYLGRDNYYYNVIQNYFGVSRRLWDYFALAPFSQDWIIRIINFSSMMFLYFCVVFSGSFSPKKISGKLLAALAMPLILQPVLYDPDFYQWAYLVLYPNYVSADAIDLFYGVLSQATHAVNAFYLVFSAAILCYSYLKLKQIKLIKHYMFLIVASFLSIIINYSLLLLWAPALLVKVSKIAHFTDYLTVSLLSSPLIYHLFPYVLLCTLAVITFGICRYAAYQQHVTTINKSISKEINAATIATSVFSHYIKNQIISIMAQLDDVKDAVGGPGEEAEALTDISGDCRKILKHIDQMHVLVENDRLCLKPLAVDVPIRKALSDTADYLKPFVVHLEIPSPCPKAMIDADYFSQVIINLLTNGAEAMFSAPAERKRFDITVESHSHWSVITVRDYGTGIAKEHLGKIFTPYYSTKNASKNWGIGLSLCHKIIMAHSGRISVSSTPGEGTAFTILLPAVSERESLFAKSDFRKAEKFLRAK; this comes from the coding sequence ATGCTGCTGTTTCTGCCCTTTCTGTTCCTGCTGACTGCATTTCTTTTTTCCGTCAGCAAAAAGAGCAAGTCCATCAGGTACCTTGCCATTCTCCTTTTTGCGTTTTTGGCAGATATTCTCGCATTCATGCTCTATCTGGGGCGGGATAATTATTATTATAATGTTATACAAAATTATTTTGGTGTTTCGCGCCGTTTATGGGATTATTTTGCGCTGGCACCGTTTAGTCAGGACTGGATTATCCGCATCATCAACTTTTCCAGTATGATGTTTCTCTATTTCTGCGTTGTCTTTTCGGGCTCTTTTTCCCCGAAAAAGATCAGCGGAAAGCTGTTGGCAGCTTTGGCGATGCCGCTGATTCTGCAGCCTGTCCTTTACGACCCGGATTTTTACCAGTGGGCGTATCTTGTGCTCTACCCCAACTATGTTTCGGCCGATGCGATCGACCTTTTTTACGGGGTGCTGTCGCAGGCAACACACGCGGTCAATGCTTTTTATCTTGTCTTCAGTGCGGCAATTCTCTGTTACAGCTATCTAAAGTTAAAGCAAATCAAGCTGATTAAGCACTACATGTTTCTGATTGTTGCGAGTTTTCTCTCCATTATCATCAACTATTCGCTGCTGCTGCTCTGGGCACCGGCGCTGCTTGTAAAGGTCTCTAAAATTGCGCACTTTACGGATTACCTGACAGTCAGTCTTTTGAGCAGCCCACTGATTTATCATCTTTTCCCGTACGTTCTGCTGTGTACTTTGGCAGTCATCACGTTTGGCATATGCCGCTACGCGGCGTACCAGCAGCATGTAACAACGATAAACAAATCTATTTCTAAAGAAATCAATGCCGCCACGATTGCCACCAGCGTTTTCAGCCATTACATTAAAAATCAGATTATTTCCATCATGGCACAGCTGGACGATGTAAAAGACGCCGTAGGCGGCCCCGGCGAAGAAGCCGAAGCACTCACGGACATCAGCGGGGACTGCCGAAAGATTTTAAAACATATAGACCAAATGCACGTCTTGGTGGAAAATGACCGTCTTTGTTTAAAGCCGCTCGCGGTCGATGTACCCATCCGCAAGGCACTGTCTGACACTGCCGACTACCTGAAACCTTTCGTGGTACATCTGGAGATCCCGTCGCCGTGCCCCAAAGCCATGATTGACGCCGACTATTTTTCACAGGTCATCATCAATCTGCTGACCAATGGTGCCGAAGCCATGTTTTCAGCGCCAGCTGAGCGAAAGCGCTTTGACATCACGGTGGAAAGTCATTCCCACTGGTCGGTCATCACTGTGCGCGACTATGGCACCGGCATTGCCAAAGAACACCTTGGCAAAATCTTTACACCGTATTATTCTACAAAGAATGCTTCAAAGAACTGGGGCATTGGCCTTTCCCTATGCCACAAGATTATCATGGCACATTCCGGGCGCATCAGCGTGAGCAGCACACCAGGGGAAGGTACAGCATTTACGATATTGCTTCCAGCGGTTTCTGAGAGAGAAAGTCTTTTTGCAAAGTCGGATTTTCGGAAAGCTGAGAAATTTTTAAGAGCAAAGTGA
- a CDS encoding sugar ABC transporter substrate-binding protein, translating into MKRFLSAVLAAAMLMTAAGCGASSSSGGNASGSVQGKVTLNYYTWSDEKTYIPQEVAAFEKENPNIKINTIVIPSSDYDQKMQVLLSGGTNVDLLDVRTIQKLSDYSKGNSIVNMSELISRDKFDTSPYGTLFQKYTLNNTHYGLPVRGSCWMLLYNKDVFDKEKIAYPGQMTWTEFEALAKKMTHGSGTSKQYGTYMTTWVYNQMAIQKGVSLLDDNPVSALSYSLKVFNQVFNVDKSAMDVAQQKAVNADADAEFESGKYAMMINGDWTFSMLDADIKAGKAKLNYDAAPLPVPEGVQAGTSHGTDSFVSIAASSKNKEACWKYAKFLCGEKGATIMAQTKNFPAYHSDAVRNTYIKAVGKAGAKTVFDSKMVQEAPANSHLSDITEAYNEQAELYLLGEKSLDDAMNTFIKKRSSILNKS; encoded by the coding sequence ATGAAACGGTTTTTGTCCGCTGTACTGGCTGCGGCAATGCTGATGACTGCCGCGGGGTGCGGAGCATCATCGTCATCGGGAGGGAACGCTTCCGGCAGCGTGCAGGGAAAGGTGACGTTAAATTATTATACTTGGAGTGATGAAAAGACTTATATCCCCCAAGAAGTGGCCGCCTTTGAAAAAGAAAACCCAAATATCAAAATCAACACCATTGTCATACCCAGCAGCGACTACGACCAAAAGATGCAGGTGCTGCTTTCTGGCGGCACTAACGTCGACCTTTTAGACGTGCGGACGATTCAGAAGTTGAGCGACTACTCAAAGGGAAACTCGATTGTGAATATGTCAGAGTTAATCAGCCGCGACAAGTTTGACACCAGCCCCTACGGCACGCTGTTTCAAAAGTACACACTCAACAATACCCATTATGGCCTGCCGGTGCGCGGCTCGTGCTGGATGCTGCTTTACAACAAAGATGTTTTTGACAAAGAGAAAATCGCTTACCCGGGGCAGATGACCTGGACGGAGTTTGAGGCGCTGGCGAAAAAAATGACACACGGCAGCGGCACCAGCAAGCAGTATGGCACCTACATGACGACCTGGGTGTACAACCAAATGGCTATACAAAAGGGCGTTTCTCTGCTCGACGACAACCCGGTCAGCGCCTTGTCGTATTCGCTCAAGGTGTTTAACCAAGTGTTCAATGTTGACAAATCCGCTATGGACGTGGCACAGCAGAAAGCCGTCAACGCCGACGCCGACGCCGAGTTTGAGTCTGGCAAGTACGCGATGATGATTAACGGCGACTGGACTTTCTCTATGCTGGACGCCGACATCAAGGCCGGCAAAGCCAAGCTGAACTATGATGCGGCCCCGCTGCCGGTGCCAGAGGGCGTGCAGGCGGGCACTTCGCACGGAACCGACTCCTTCGTTTCCATTGCCGCCAGCTCCAAAAACAAAGAGGCATGCTGGAAATACGCAAAGTTTCTGTGCGGCGAAAAAGGTGCGACAATTATGGCCCAGACCAAAAACTTCCCCGCTTATCACAGCGACGCGGTAAGAAATACCTATATTAAGGCCGTGGGCAAAGCAGGCGCAAAAACGGTATTTGACTCGAAAATGGTACAGGAAGCGCCGGCCAATTCACACCTTTCGGATATTACAGAGGCCTACAACGAGCAAGCAGAGCTCTATCTTCTCGGTGAAAAGTCATTGGATGACGCCATGAATACTTTTATAAAAAAGCGCAGCAGCATTCTGAATAAATCATAA
- a CDS encoding sugar ABC transporter permease translates to MKISQMTSTQKREWRSGIFFLLPNIGFFFLFTFIPIIVGLILSFTNYNGFNLQTMKFVGLRNFIELFQDDYFLVALRNTLVYTLVSVPLTLLCALLLALALTAPLPGKGMFKTVFYFPSITAMVAVAIVWGMMFNPTGGPINNFLTSIGVQNPPGWIVSTKWSMFSVVIVSVWKNAGYYMIMILSGLLSIPSDCYEAAKIDGAHGWKKFWYITWPLLSPTMFMVTILAVISSFQVFDLVYVMTQGGPGDSTSVLVYRIYQEGFKNMNMGYASAMAYFLFLIILIFTLIQFRSQKQTASAQ, encoded by the coding sequence ATGAAGATATCTCAGATGACTTCCACACAGAAGCGGGAGTGGCGCAGCGGCATCTTCTTCCTGCTGCCAAACATCGGCTTCTTTTTCCTCTTTACATTTATTCCGATTATTGTCGGATTGATTCTCAGCTTTACAAACTACAATGGATTCAACCTGCAGACGATGAAGTTTGTCGGTCTGCGCAACTTTATCGAGCTTTTTCAGGATGACTATTTCCTGGTTGCTTTGCGGAACACGCTGGTTTACACCTTGGTCAGCGTACCGCTGACACTGCTTTGTGCGCTGCTGCTTGCGCTTGCGCTGACGGCACCCTTGCCAGGAAAAGGTATGTTTAAGACGGTGTTTTACTTTCCCTCTATCACCGCTATGGTCGCGGTGGCCATTGTGTGGGGAATGATGTTTAACCCGACCGGCGGGCCAATCAATAATTTTTTAACCTCCATCGGGGTACAGAATCCTCCCGGGTGGATCGTCTCTACAAAATGGTCGATGTTTTCGGTCGTAATCGTTTCTGTCTGGAAAAACGCCGGCTATTACATGATTATGATTCTCTCTGGTTTGCTGAGCATTCCCTCTGACTGCTACGAGGCGGCGAAGATCGACGGCGCCCACGGGTGGAAAAAGTTTTGGTACATCACCTGGCCACTGCTGTCGCCCACCATGTTTATGGTGACAATTTTGGCTGTCATCAGTTCTTTCCAAGTGTTTGATCTAGTGTATGTCATGACGCAGGGCGGTCCGGGCGACTCCACAAGCGTGTTGGTCTACCGCATTTATCAGGAGGGCTTTAAAAACATGAATATGGGCTATGCCTCTGCTATGGCGTACTTCTTGTTCCTCATTATTTTGATTTTTACATTAATTCAATTCAGAAGCCAAAAACAGACAGCGTCTGCACAGTAA
- a CDS encoding carbohydrate ABC transporter permease: MTSYTRSNTLGKAKKTASKTLIFIFLMIMLIIMVVPFLWMLSASLKYNQEIFSSTSWIPQHARWSNYKDVWTQINFPVYYLNTIKLSVVITTLQLFTCSCAAYAFSRLHFPGRDKLFLVYLATMMVPWQAIMIPQFVIIKSMGLYNTHWSLILVNAFSVFGAFLLRQFMLGLPTELSEAARIDGCNEFQIYWRIIMPLTKPSLATLTVFTFTFVWNDYLAPMIYLSDDNLKTIQLGLTFFRSTYSAEYGLIMAGTVCSLIPIIAIYAFAQKYLVKGVAFTGLKG; the protein is encoded by the coding sequence ATGACAAGTTATACAAGAAGCAATACGCTGGGTAAGGCCAAAAAAACGGCCTCAAAGACTTTGATCTTTATTTTTCTGATGATTATGTTGATTATTATGGTGGTGCCGTTTTTGTGGATGCTTTCCGCATCCCTAAAATACAACCAAGAAATTTTCAGCAGCACCTCTTGGATTCCGCAGCACGCCCGCTGGTCGAACTACAAGGACGTCTGGACACAGATCAACTTCCCGGTCTATTACTTAAATACCATTAAACTTTCCGTTGTCATTACGACACTGCAGCTTTTCACCTGTTCCTGTGCGGCATATGCATTTTCCCGGCTGCATTTTCCCGGGCGTGACAAGCTCTTTCTAGTCTATCTTGCCACCATGATGGTTCCGTGGCAGGCGATTATGATTCCACAGTTTGTCATTATTAAATCCATGGGCCTTTACAATACACACTGGTCGCTGATCCTAGTGAACGCTTTCAGCGTTTTTGGCGCGTTTCTGCTGCGCCAGTTTATGCTTGGCCTGCCGACAGAGCTTTCGGAAGCGGCAAGAATCGACGGCTGCAACGAGTTCCAAATTTACTGGCGCATTATTATGCCGTTGACAAAACCATCTTTGGCGACGCTGACTGTTTTCACCTTTACCTTTGTGTGGAACGACTACTTGGCACCGATGATTTATCTCAGCGATGACAACCTGAAGACCATCCAGCTTGGCTTAACCTTTTTTCGCAGCACCTACAGCGCAGAATACGGTTTGATTATGGCCGGCACAGTCTGTTCCCTCATTCCGATTATTGCTATTTACGCGTTTGCACAGAAGTACCTTGTAAAAGGGGTCGCGTTTACCGGACTAAAAGGCTGA